The Nostoc sp. PCC 7524 nucleotide sequence GCGATACATCAGATATCGGTCATAAATAATAATTCCTAATCCGATAAAAACAGGAATTAATATAATAAACCACTGAAGGATAATCAAAACTTTGTAATGTTCAACATTAGTCAGCATTTGATTGACAAATTTTCGATTAGGTAATTTCTTCTCAACGAGAGCTTGAGAAGAATTTTCACTTATCTTAGGAATAGATAATGAAGCATCTTTTAAGTTAAGTTTATTGACTTCATGGGTTGATTTCTGTGTCTTAACGAACTCTGTGTGTTTTTCCCAAACTAATCTGAATACTACTAGCCCTGGAGACACAACTGCATAAGCAACTAAACAAACTGTGAGAACATTTAGAAGTTTAGATTTCATCTTTGCTCTCCTCGCTAGATAATCAGCACCCCAAAAGTTAAATATCGTAATAATCCCAGAATTGAATATTCGATAAATTGAGCTATAATCTAAATAATAAAGATGCTAATGATACAGAAAATTTATACATCTAACAGCTAGTAATTCATTTTTGGAAAATCGTTGAGTTATCAAAATTTATTCTTTAATAATTACTGTCCACTAATAACTGTTTAATGATTAAGAAGTCCCCCCTTGTTCTTTGGTTTTACCCATTGAATTTCGGGGGGTAGAGGGGAATCTCTGCGTAAATCCTATATGTTTTATATCAGTCGCTCATCTTGTCCATAGTTTAGCTGAGTCAGATTAAGATTATTAAATTTATTAATTTTGTACTCAAAACCTCAAAGCCTTATGGGGCATGAATTACAAAAATTATTTGGGGGCAGGGTGCTAGTATTTTTGGAGTGGGGTACTAGCATTAACTGGACAGGGTTCTAGTGTTGATCAACTCAATCTCAAACCTAACTATGCTGTTAACTCCAGGCAATTTCGCTTGAGTTATTTACCTAAAAAATTTGTACTCACACAAAATATATTTATTGGCGAGTATACACAACAAAGCCAGAAAAAACAATTAAATCTAAGTTAATCAAGTTCGGCTTTCCCTAATTAAAATGCAATGCTTAAATTAAGTTAAAAAATCTGAATATGATTTAAATTCATTTATAAAATTCTCCGTTTATTGACGATAGTTCTTTTAAAATGTTTCTGAAGTTACTAAAAAGTGACTTGAGAGGAAAAATATTGCATAAATGTCATTAAAGTGATTTTTTGCCTATAATTTTTGTGTTTTAGTGAGAGTAGATGGCTAATACTGTCACTAACAGTTACTGGTAAATTGAATACATTTAAGTTAATTGCTATAAGCTGATTGTTATCACTAAATAACTTTAGGAGTAAAATAATGAAAATTGCTAAGGATGTAACAGAAATTATTGGAAAAACTCCTTTAGTGCAACTAAATAAAATTCCTCAATCTGAAGGAGTAGTTGCGAGGATAGTTGTCAAATTAGAAAGCATGAATCCGGCTGCTTCTGTAAAAGACAGAATTGGGTTAAGTATGATTCTTGCCGCCGAAACAGAGGGTGTAATTCAGCCAGGAAAGACTATTTTAGTAGAACCAACTTCTGGTAATACAGGTATTGGTTTGGCGATGGTAGCAGCAGCTCGTGGCTACCGTTTAATTTTGACTATGCCAGAAACCATGAGTCAAGAAAGACGGGCAATGCTCAAAGCCTACGGTGCAACTTTAGAATTAACGCCAGGTACGGAAGGAATGCGGGGGGCAATTCGCAAAGCTGAAGAAATTGCCACTAACACGCCTAACGCTTATCTGCTGCAACAGTTTCGCAATCCAGCTAACCCAAAAATTCACCGAGAAACTACCGCCGAAGAAATCTGGACAGATACAGATGGTGAGGTAGATATGGTAATTGCAGGGGTAGGAACTGGCGGAACGATCACCGGGATTGCACAAGTGATTAAACAACGTAAACCCAGTTTTCAAGCGATCGCAGTTGAACCGAGCAACAGTCCCGTTCTCTCTGGTGGTGAAGCCGGTTCTCATAAAATTCAAGGTATTGGCGCTGGCTTTGTCCCCGATGTCCTCCGCTTAGAATTGATTGATGAAGTCATCAGAGTCAGTGATGATCAAGCCATGAGTTACGGACGGCGGTTAGCCAAAGAAGAAGGCTTACTCTCTGGGATTTCCTCCGGTGCGGCTTTGTGTGCAGCTATTCAGGTAGGTAAACGTCCAGAGAACGCCGGTAAATTAATCGTGATGATTCAGCCTTCCTTCGGAGAACGTTATTTGAGTACACCTATGTTTCAGGGTTTGACTATTGATTAGGGATAGACATCTCCAGAAATTAAATATGCGTTTTCCAGAAACCTTGTAGAGACGTTCCATGGAACGTCTCTATATTCTTTTTTGGAGATATAGCAATAGACAAGGCGGTTAGGACATTAATGGACTTTCAACTCTGTTACCTGTCACCTGTCCCCTGTCCCCTGCTATATCTAATGATTACAACCTTGGCGATGGTGTTCTTGCTGACTGTGATGGTTGCAATTACCTTGATGATCATGGTGATGATCATGACTGTGTCCGTGTCCGTGGGCGCAGCCTTGTAAATCTTGACTCATGAGGTTTTCACTCATGGCGCGGAAGGATTCATCTACAGGCTTCAAGCCAATCCAAGCATCTAATTGTGCGACATCAAAACCAACCTCACGGCGATCGCCTACTTGGATTAAAGGACGACGAATCAATAGCGGTTCTTGTAGCATTAACAATAAAGCGGTTTGTTCGTCTAAATTTTCGGGGACGATTTCACCAGATTTAATCTTAGTGGCAGAGCGATTAAACCATTCAGCTACAGGGCGATCGCCAAAAAATGACCGCAGACGTTCCATTGTCCAAGGTTCAGTTAGAAGGTTATAAGCGACAACTTCATGTCCAGCCGCAGTTAGTAAAACCTTTTGGCGAACACCACCTTTACAACCAGGTTTTTCATAGAAAATTACTCTAGCCATCGCATTTTCTCCTTGTAGTTGGGGATTAGGGATTGGGGAGAAGAAATAATAACTATTACCTGGCTACTCCCCACTCCCTTAAAATTTTTTGGCAGTATGACTGACTAAATCAAACTCAAACCTTTGTTTGGGATCAGTTTCGCCGTAGACATTAAAAGTTACAGTTGGTTCATCACCTACTGCTTCCACATGATGAATTGCATCGGGAGTGAAGCTAATAATATCTCCTGGTGATAGAAGAATTTCTCCCGTGGGTTCAATTTTGTCGGGTAAATCTAGGTGTTGGGTACGTCGCCAAACAGTATTTTTTTCTTGACCTTTTAAGACCGCCACTACTCCCCATGTTCCATGATTATGAATAGTAGATATGGTTCCTGGTGCAAATGTAACTGTTTGCACGGTTAACGGAAAACCCAACTCATCATATAACAGTAGAACAGAGGTTCCTGTTGTGGAAGAAGGCTCTAAATACTGACTTCGCACCCAGTAAGAATTTACAATCAAGCGTCTAACAAGCATTCGGATTTCTGGTAGACGAATTGATTCATCATCTACCCCATTGAGAACATCTTCTATTTCAGTCAGAAACCGATATAGACGATAATTCTCTTGTAATAAATTCCAACTTCTTGCCGATTTACACACTTGATATTGACCGTCTCCCGTCAGGAGCCAATCCCTACCTTGCATAATATTTAAAATCTTTGTTGAGAGACTTGGGGGAAGACAAATACAGGCGCAGAAACTTTAGGGAGTTCCTGTCTAGGGAAAGTGGGAGCTACAACAGTAGAAGGAAACAGGTCATTATTACTAGGAGAAGATGTAGAGAGAGCGTTGTAGGAAGATGCGTTAAAGAATGGGAAAATATTCATGGCTATTGATGGGTAGTTAGTGACTGTTAATAGTGAACTAATCAATCATCTTCTTCTGGTGGACGTGTTAACACATCCAATAGGATTCCCGCTCCGAAATCATTCTTTTCGTCAATTTCTTTGACTCGCAGACTGATTTCTTTAGCACGCTCGATTTCCCCTAACTTTGCTAATACCAATCCAGTAGCGGCATAAGCATTCAAATACAACCTGATTTGAGATTCTTCCCGTCGATTAATTAGTATGGGTTTGAGTTGATCCCACTCATCAGGAAATTTCTCTGATTCCTTAATTTTATCTAATAATTGGCAAGTTGTTTGCAATGCCAAAGAATAATTATTTTTATAGTAAAAGAACCTATAGGCTGCTACTAAAACATCAGTATTTCCCCCAGTTTTAGCTAAAGCTGTTTGAATGTATTTTTCTGATTCTGAAGTATTTTCCCAATGTTGTGCAGCTAAAATTAATAACTTTTTGATGTCTTCTGGAACTTGAAACCAGGAAAATTTGTTGGTGTCAGTGTGCATAATCTTATTTTGGGGAGTGGGGAGTGGGGACTGGGGACTGGGTATTTCTCTCCCCCTGCCTCCCCTGCCTCCCCTGCTCCTCTGCCCCCTCTGCTCTCCACTCCCTACTCCCTACTCCCTACTCCCTCTAATACCGTGTGAGAATGTAAACCAAAGTGAAGAGAACAATCCAAATTATGTCTACGAAGTGCCAGTAAATTTCTGCCATTTCGATGCCAGTGTGTTTAGTAGCAGAATAGTGACCGGAACGACGCGATCGCCACAACACTCCCAAAATCAACAACAGTCCCACAAAGACGTGCAAACCGTGGAATCCAGTCATGATATAGAAGCAGTTAGCGAACACATTGGTAGTCAGACCATACCCCAAATTCTGGTACTCATAAACCTGACCAGCCAAAAATGCTGCTCCCATAATAGCGGTTAAGAAATACCAAAACCGCATTCCCCAAACACAATTCTGCTTAATCGCCATATCCCCGAAGTGGATGACGAAACTACTAGACACCAAAATTGCGGTATTAATCGCCGGCACAAATAACTCTACCTCAGTTCCCTCTGGAGGCCAGACATCTGTAGTCCCCCGAAAGAACAAATAAGTAGCAAAAAAGCCACCAAACATCAAAGACTCAGAAATCAGAAAAGTCAACAATCCCCAAACCCGCAGATCAGGATGCGCCTCATGATCCTCATGTGCCGTTACAACAGTCATATATACCTCTTAATGAATTTCTTTTGACCTCTCCCCTAACCCCTCTCCTTGTAGGAGAGGGGAAATATTCTTACTCCCCCTTCCCTAGTAGGGAAGGGGGTTGGGGGGTTAGGTTGATGAACTTACTTCCGAAGAATGACCATACTCATAAGGCCCATGAGTCACCACTGGCAAAACCTCCCAATTTTCCACCAAAGGAGGCGAGCTTGTAGTCCATTCCAAACTCAAAGCTTGCCAAGGATTATCACCGGCTAATTCTCCTTTGCTCCAACTGACAAGCACATTGATTGCAAAAGGAATCACCGATAACCCCAAAATAAACGCCCCAATAGTACAAAGCTGGTTCAAATCCACAAACTGAGGATCATACATCGCCACTCGGCGAGGCATTCCTTGCAAACCCAACTTGTGCATCGGTAAGAAAGTCAAATTAGTCCCAATCAAGGTGAGGAGAAAATGCACACGTCCCCAAAACTCATTCAACTTCCGTCCTGTCATCTTGGGAAACCAGTGATAGATACCTGCGTAGATCCCAAACACAGAACCACCAAACAGCACATAGTGGAAGTGTGCCACTACATAATATGTATCGTGGACGTGAACATCAAAAGGGGCTGTCCCCATTGTCACGCCGCTTAAACCGCCCATGACAAACATCGACAACAAGCCGATCGCAAACAACATGGCACTGGTAAAGCGAATCTTACCACCCCAGAGAGTAGCCACCCAGCCGAAAATCTTCACACCGGTAGGCACAGCCACAATCAAAGTCGAGATGGTGAAGAACA carries:
- the cysK gene encoding cysteine synthase A, producing the protein MKIAKDVTEIIGKTPLVQLNKIPQSEGVVARIVVKLESMNPAASVKDRIGLSMILAAETEGVIQPGKTILVEPTSGNTGIGLAMVAAARGYRLILTMPETMSQERRAMLKAYGATLELTPGTEGMRGAIRKAEEIATNTPNAYLLQQFRNPANPKIHRETTAEEIWTDTDGEVDMVIAGVGTGGTITGIAQVIKQRKPSFQAIAVEPSNSPVLSGGEAGSHKIQGIGAGFVPDVLRLELIDEVIRVSDDQAMSYGRRLAKEEGLLSGISSGAALCAAIQVGKRPENAGKLIVMIQPSFGERYLSTPMFQGLTID
- a CDS encoding cytochrome c oxidase subunit 3, coding for MTVVTAHEDHEAHPDLRVWGLLTFLISESLMFGGFFATYLFFRGTTDVWPPEGTEVELFVPAINTAILVSSSFVIHFGDMAIKQNCVWGMRFWYFLTAIMGAAFLAGQVYEYQNLGYGLTTNVFANCFYIMTGFHGLHVFVGLLLILGVLWRSRRSGHYSATKHTGIEMAEIYWHFVDIIWIVLFTLVYILTRY
- a CDS encoding ArsC/Spx/MgsR family protein — translated: MARVIFYEKPGCKGGVRQKVLLTAAGHEVVAYNLLTEPWTMERLRSFFGDRPVAEWFNRSATKIKSGEIVPENLDEQTALLLMLQEPLLIRRPLIQVGDRREVGFDVAQLDAWIGLKPVDESFRAMSENLMSQDLQGCAHGHGHSHDHHHDHQGNCNHHSQQEHHRQGCNH